The following nucleotide sequence is from Dehalococcoidales bacterium.
CACACCGGCCGCAGCCGATACACTTCTCGTTATCACAGACGAAACCCCAGTAGTGTTTGTCCCAGCTGAATTGATTAAGGTCGGCTGCGGAGGAAGTCAAGTCACGCAGCAGGGATGAAGCGCCGTAGATGACGATGCCCCCGGCTAAGCCTTTCATTCCTATTCTGATAAAATCCCGGCGGGAATATCTCATTCTTGTCCCTCACTCACTCCGATGGCAATTCAGGCAGGTCGTACTCTTTCTTCCGGCATGGTCTTCAGGTAAAGGCCTGATACCGCCGACGTTGTGACATAATAAACAATCACTGCGCCCTTCCAGGCTGTGCGGAGGATGCGGCAGCGCTGCTCCCCTGATTCCTGACGGGCCGTGGCATGACAGACAGTCGGCACGTCCCTCCAGAGTGTGCGGAGTCTGTGGTGGGAGCGTTTCCAGGGGTTCTTCAGGAGAATGACAGGATTGACAATCAGTCCTGTCATCCAGGTGGTGGGGTACCTCGGGAGGCATTCCGGCCCGGGGCTCATGCGGGTCATGGCAGGTTACGCACTCCGCGCCGCCCCCCATTTCGGACATGTTTACCTGCGGGAAGCTGGCGGGACGGGAAACGAGCTGGCTATGGCAGGTACCGCAGAGCTCTCTGGTGTTGTGGGAAACAGCCGGGGGTTCTCCTGTGGCAAGGTGCGTGACTGCCGCACCATGGCAGTTCTCGCAGCTAACTGCGCGGTGGTTCCCCTTCTCCCACAGGTTATAGTTGTCTTCGTGGCAGTTAACGCAGATGGAGGAACTGGCAAACTGCATGGGCAAACCTGCCCATAGCTCCCGGTTCTTCTCGGAGTCCCTGGAGTGAAAGCCAAAGTCGGTGAGAGCTTCCGGAACAGGCAGTATTCTGAGCCCGACGAATACGAATAGGAGTACCGCTATTAACAATGCCCCGGCTCTGAATAAGTGCCCCA
It contains:
- a CDS encoding cytochrome c3 family protein, with protein sequence MGHLFRAGALLIAVLLFVFVGLRILPVPEALTDFGFHSRDSEKNRELWAGLPMQFASSSICVNCHEDNYNLWEKGNHRAVSCENCHGAAVTHLATGEPPAVSHNTRELCGTCHSQLVSRPASFPQVNMSEMGGGAECVTCHDPHEPRAGMPPEVPHHLDDRTDCQSCHSPEEPLETLPPQTPHTLEGRADCLSCHGPSGIRGAALPHPPHSLEGRSDCLLCHNVGGIRPLPEDHAGRKSTTCLNCHRSE